Within the Miscanthus floridulus cultivar M001 chromosome 2, ASM1932011v1, whole genome shotgun sequence genome, the region GGCAGGGAAGGCAACCGTCCAGAGGAAAATGAGAGCTCCAATGGACGAGGCTCTGGCTTTGGTGGTAGAAGAGGAGGCTGGAATCAGGGCAATCCGGCTGAGGAAAACTGGAACCCTAATGGTCAACAAGGTTTTGGCCGTGGTAGCAGAAGAGGGGGCTGGAATCAGGGTGGCCCAGCGAAGGAAGACGGTAACTCTAGTGGCAGGCAAGAAGGTTTTGGCCGTGGAGCAAGACGGGGcagcatgaaccatgaccactaTTCAGCCGAGGATAATGAAGGCCATCATGATCCAGCACAAGGCTTTACTCGAGGGCCAGCTCCTCGTGGTGGTGGCCATGGAAGGGGAGGTGGCCGGAACCATCACAGGAGAGATCGGGCAATGAAGAAGCATATGCAAGGATTGACAGGGCTTTAGCTGCTGTTAACCTTCTACTTCTGAAGGGTCGTACTGTAAATGGCATTTTTGGAGGCACTCATACTTGACCATCCAATTTTTTGTGCTTGTTCCATTTTAAATCAAATAATGCCATGGAGTGACCCACATAGGTTGTGGTCTATATTGTCGAAAATAGCATATGtaattgcccccccccccccccccccccctccaaaAAAAGGAAAACAGCATATATTTTGTAAACATGCTTTTTAGCTCGTTAAATACATAATTAAAGTTTTGTTGTCTTTCTTTTGTCATGTACTATCTAGTAAAaacgtttttttttttgcataaaaTCGTTGTATATGCCCATATGTCATACCCAATTAGGCCTCATTCCCTCACCCAATGTCCTCCGACCCTGTAAATCTTATatcgtttcaaattataaaacattttgtCTTTTCTAAATATATTGTTTAACTATagatctagacatagtgtatatctaaatacataccATGGAGGAAGTACGTAATTGTGTTCTAGCATCAAGTCAATCAGCAAATCGTGGACGATCAGCTCTTGGCAAGCTTGGGAGTGGCTTGTTTTGTTTTGAGCGCTAGGCGGTCTACTGAACCCTAAACAACGATCCGAGAAGCCTATGCAATGAACATTCCCTCTGCTAAACCTACGAATCGAGAAGCCTATGCAATGAGCATTCCCTCTGCTAAACCTACGAATCGAGAAGCCTATGCAATGAGCATTCCTTCTGTTAAACCTATGCCATCCTGGTTGAGGTATACTAGGTCAATCCGAAAAACTATGCACAGAGTTAAGCCTACGGTGGTTCCTCACAAACAGTTTGAAGCAGGCCAGCCGGCGACAACCCTTCTAAGCCAACCAAGAAGCCTAGGCCTTGCTCGGTTCAGCTTCCTTAGAACTACTTTTCAGCTATGCAACATTGCTCACAACATTTCAACATaaacatcagcataagccaaactTTAGCATAGCGCCTACCGGACGGTCCGACAACCTATCAACAACATCCTTCAGAGCTTGAGCAAATCTAACTAATCCTTTACCTTTGTCCTAGTTAAAGACCCTTCATGCCCATGAAGCACAACACCTCAAACCCAAGAGAGGGGATTGAATTGGGCTAATCTAAAATTCTCGCAAAATTAAAACTTATCACTTAGCTCATTTCACATCTGTGTCTAATAGTGTTTTCTATCCTACCCTAAAAAGTTTTAAAAACTAGTTCCAATCCTacactagcatgacaattctagtaATAtaaatacttgaaagtaaattaGAGAAGGGTAGAAATACGGCGATGTTTtttcgaggtatcagagagtccaCGCTCCCCGTTAGTCATCGTTGAAGCACCCGTgtaagggtatagctcccccttaTCCAGTAAGGACCAAGTGTTCTTTACGGTCCATATTATTTTTTCCAACCACCCTAAAACTTGTAATATGCTGAATACTTGAACTAATATTTCTTTTCACCCTTTTAAACACCCAGAGGAAGAGAAGCCGTGTAGGCGGCTGTAATCATTCGCATAAAAAAAAAGATTGGAATATACTTTTTCCGCAGCCATATGCCCCACCCTTTCTTCATATCTACGCAAAGATGGAACCCTGAAGTGATCATCTGCGCAGAGAAAAGATGGCGACATGGATTAACAAGACTGCTTACCTGCTTCTGCGGTTCTGCCGAGTGGAGTAAGTAGACTATGATGGTATTGGTACCTTTGCTAGCAATAATACTCGCACTTTTTCTTCCGTTCTACGTCTCTAACATTTTTCTTAACGATATTAGGAAGGATGGCCGAGCTTCTTCTGTAGCTTTTCTGCATCCTCTAAATATTCATTGGAAGGTGAATGTTTGCTTACACATGAAGAGACGGGTTCAAGAGGGAAAAAAATCACCAGTTGTGAGATGACAAGGTTAAAATATGCACTTGCCATTGTGATGATGAGTGATTGTGAAGTCCTTTCGGTCGGTTCTACCTTATAGCTAATTGGAGGCGAAGTGGTGACGATGCAACATGTCTCTTCCTAAGATGTAGTTGTGAATTCCTCATGAATCAATTGAAATTTGTTGTGCGATTTCGTGCTCCTATCTCTATCCCTCTTCTGTAATTTCAGACTCATTTTATGGATTTTTTTACTTGTCGTTTTGGCTGAGTTTTTTGTATGATTTTGGAGCGTTTATGAGCCTTAAAACTTAGTCATATCATGGCTTAAAGTCCACACTTATCACAAGCACCATAATTTCTTGTTTTTAAATTTTCCTGACAAAATTCAAATTATTGAGAGAACAGAGAAGAACTCCAAAATTCTTGGTGAAGCCAATATTTTGGCAAAATGGAAGCCGTTCAAGTTTCTGATTTTTCCTCTCATGTTTCAAAGGTTGTTTTCTGGTTAGTGCTGAACTTCCAGGTGTTTTTGCCGAACTTCAGCATTTCAACTTGCACTTCAACTTCCGTTTTTTTTTAACCTCCGGACAACTTTGCTAAACTTTAGCACTTCAACTTTCCAGCGTTTGCAAAATTTCTGGAGATCTATGTTGAACTTCCACATCTTAGATTCAAGGGTTGTTCTTGACTCGTTCTTACTTCTGTTCTTAGCAATGTTCTAAGGTCAAATAGTCTCCCAACGGCTATGTATATTTGGATTTGCTAGAAGAGATGTGTGCTGGGCAAAGATTGACATAGGCAAAATTCCTTCGCTTGTTGAAGGCTCCCATTCAACCCAAGCCCGCCCCCACCCTCAAAATTGTTGTTGTTACCATATATTACGAGGAGAGCAAAATTTACATGCAGATAAGAGATAACATGTTCCCAGATTATATCAGATGAGCATAATTACATAAGAAGTCATATCCCAGAAGCTGCACTGAACTACTTACTGAAAGTGGGCAGCTTTTCTAAGCCTCAACCTCAATTCCTGCAAGTCACCCAACAAGAGAGAAAGAACCTGCTATGGTTATTTTTCTTTTGTACAAAAAGAATTTCCACAGGATCCAAAAGTATACCCCCTACCCCCCACCTCGACCTTCGTCCTCCCAACCTTAAACGTGTGCCTCATGGCATATGCCAAAGCGGTATCCGCTTCAGCAGCTAAAACGGGCATAGCTGGTGTGCTGTGTGTTCCTTCCAAAATTCAGTTTTGTGACTTTGTGATTTGTCCTGTCCTAGGATGATGAACTGTCATCATCAGAGTTGTTCTCCCTTCGTTGTCCATACACACTTAGAACTGGCAGTGAGGTGGCTGAAATGCGGAAAGACCTGGCCGACCCAATGACCGTTCTATCCTGCTGCAACCTGCCAACCTCCTTGCAGACATGATCCAACGTCGAGAGGAAGTCCCTCACCACCATGAATATCCTAAGAGGGTGCGCTTCCTCTTTCGCGGTGTCACCATGGAAGTACTGCGTGATGTCTTTTACTCTCACCAAGGCCCTCTTCTCCTCCCCTCTGACTTTCTCTATCTCTGCCTCAGCTTTCTTCAGAAAACTTTGCATTGTCGTAAAGAACTTCTGGCCTTGAGTGCATTGCCTCTCGAGCTGCAAGACCGACTTGAAATTTTCAAGACCTGTTTCTAGCTTATTAACATAGCCATGCAACACATCAAAGTCCATCATAGCTGCTTTCTTGACATTTCCTAGCTCACTGCTAAGCCCAGAGACAAGTTTCAGGCCTTGCTTCCGTAACTGCTCGTCTTTAGAGCTATGGATAATCATGGCACTTTCCTTTTCTGATTTTGCATCTTCTGATCGAATGATTTCTTGGACGACAAAATGCAACAGCGTTGTTTTACCATCAGTGCCCTTGACATCAGCAAGTTTTAGGAGAGTGTCAAGCTTGAAAGCTTTTGCCTCACCCCGGTTTGTGCCAACATTCATCCGGTTCCCGGTTCTCAGCACTGCTTCGAGGAGTTTCAGGAACAACCTGCTGCCTCTAAGATCTTCGCAGGCTGCCTGGAAACAAGTGAAGAAATGTCAGCGTGGATTGATACACAGGTCAATGATAATGTTAGTAATCAAAATGATGGAGGTGAAAGAAGGATTAATGCAGCATGGATTACCATTTTAGCATACCTCTAGTGTCTCAAAAGATTTCATTAAGTAATTTATTTCCGTCTCAAAATTGGCTCGGTATAGCATGGCATCAACTCTCTTGAAGGCAAAAGGTATATCAAGCACAGCTTTGAGAAAGCGCTCAGCAGAACCAAGCTTCGATGTATCACCATTATAATCTCGTAGTTTGAGTTCTTCCTCTTTAGTAGGAGCCATCTTGACTAAAGTCTCCAAAAGTTCAGTCCCCAAACATTCAGCGCTACCTGTTTGTTAATACAGTAGAAATGACAAATCAATGGACCATGAACTATATTTCATAGAGATTTATATTTTAAATGTCAAAACAGCTAAGACTGCAATAGGCACCAGCGTAAATCAGTAAACTGATTACGTGTAACATTCAGCCTTTCTGTGTAGAAACAGAGCAATCTGTAGAGAGAATTTGACTAAGATGCTCCACAGCTTGAGTTCAAAAGAATCATTGTCATAAAAGAATAGTTATGACTgaaaaaacaaaacccaaaacaagTGCTATTTTTCCTGCTTAGTTTATCTTTGGATGTCAACGCTATCTCCAATACTCACTGATACCATCCCCAACAAATGGGTGAAATAATGTTCAGTGTAGCAATGGATGGATGTTTTCAAAACATGACAACTATGGAGGATCTTTGTCCTGTAGAGATTTCATATCCTAGTAATCTGTTGAGATTTGTTTGTCAAAAACCATGGTTTCTGTTAGTTTCAACACATCTAAAGTACCTGTCACTATTGAACTGGTATGCCCATCAAGCTCCAAAAGGAAAAATATTATAGAAAGttaagagcaataatatttgaaAAGAATGTCTTACCAAAGCATCCAGATGCTGAATACCAATAACAGTCTATGATGACAAATCCAAATTGTGAATTAGAATACAGAAATGAAAAAGGAAACTCTTATTTTAGCTAGATTTTTCAAGTCAGTTCAATGCTTTCGGTATCAAAACAGGGAAATTACTTTCAGCAAGAAACATTGACCACTGAATTTATCCAAACAACAAAATCAGCGCTGCAAAGGCCCAAGGAGCAGTGTAGTGACACTCACCATCCAACAGTGCATCAGAGACCTCATCGCGTGTAACATTCAATGCACGGAGCAGAATGGCGATATTCTGTGCTTTCTTGGGGTCGAGAACCCTCTCCTCCTGCCTGAACAGTGGGACGGTAGCCTTCCTTCCCGCATCTCTTGGCGGCGCGGCTGGCGTTGAGTTGTTCATGAACAATGCCTCGATCATGTCCTCATCCAACCTGAAAGAAATGCCTCAACATTACGTATATTCACTGATATCCAGCCATTAATAGCACATGTAGTATGAAGCAAGATCTCAACTGGAACGAGCTTGACTTCAGCTGGTCCCAGACCATGGCGCGGTCGGAGGTCGCTCGCACCTTGTCCCAGTGCAGCGGCTTCAGCTTCGGCCGCGGCTCGCCGTCGCCAACGATACCGTCTGCCACGTCATCCTGTTTACGCATTGACGCGCTCCCAATACTATCCTCTGCCGTTGCCGCCGTGATCGGCATCGGCAAGGCAATGCGGGGACCCTCAGGTGGCAACGGCTTGAGCAACCGGCGCCGCGACGTCGGTTCGGAAGGTTGCTGTGCGGGCTTCGGGAGTGTATTAGATGGAATcattggtggtggcggcggcggaggaggaggaggaggttttGGAGCTGTGATAGACTtcagcggtggcggtggaggaggtggtggtggcggcggcgctgcttTGGGTGGCTGCACCGACCGCGGGGACGGCGAGATCACCTGTTTGATGTCAGGGGTCGAGCCGGCAGAGAAGCGCGTGCGTGGGGGCGTACGGCGGGACCGCGCagggggcggtgtcggtgcagcAATGGCCGCGACCGGAGGAAAGCAGTCGCTGGTGAGGCTGGGGAGGCTTCGGCGGgacgcggtggtggtggtgggcgggCTGGACGCGCTGGCCTCACTCCACGTTTCGCCGCCaaccccgccgccgccggagcgctGGCGCGGCGTGTAGTAGGCATCATCGTCGGAGGAGCCCACTGTGGCCGCGCGGCGCAGCGGCGGGAGCGGCCGGAGCTCCGGGCTCGGGTGGTCGGTGGGCTCGTCGCGGCCCACCCCGCGGCGCGCGCGCTCGGTGCGCAGCTTGCGGTACGGGGACCCAACGAGATCAGCGGCGGTGGGCCCGTGGTGGCGGCCGGGCGTGGTGGGCTCCACCGTGCCGACGTAGAGGAAGTCGGCGGCCGAGGGCGCAGAGTGATGGCGCGCGGACCCGCGGTCGGGGCCGAGCAGCTTCTGCGAGTCcccgcggcggcgcgcgcggcccGCGATGAGGAACGCGCACGCGAAGGCCAGCAGCGCgatggccgcggccgcggccgcccccGCCGCGACGATGGTCCCCTTCGTAGGGCCGCCGTGGTGACCGCCGTCGCCGGACCCTGACGAGGCGCTCGGGACGTTGGCGGCGATGGTGGTCGGCGTCGAGGACGTCGTCGTGGTGCCTCCGCCGCCAGCAGGTGCCGTCGGTGGCGCCGTAGGGAAGAAGTCGCCAGGAGGCCCGTCCGGCGTCGCCGGGTCGGAGGTGAAGTCCGGCgctggcggaggcggcggcgacggcggcggggtcCACTCGATTGGGAACAATGGCTGGTGGAGCACCCGCCTGGCCCCGCCTCCGCCGACATCGCCGGGCGACGCCGACGCCGCGGCCGCCGGCGAGAGACGGCAGCACAGCAGCAAAACGGCGCACGCTGGTAGCAGCGTGAGGGTAGTGGGAGGCATTGGCGGTGAggcagaagaaagaagaagaagaaaaagatgaaccGATCGGCCGCGGCCTCGGC harbors:
- the LOC136535553 gene encoding formin-like protein 8, giving the protein MPPTTLTLLPACAVLLLCCRLSPAAAASASPGDVGGGGARRVLHQPLFPIEWTPPPSPPPPPAPDFTSDPATPDGPPGDFFPTAPPTAPAGGGGTTTTSSTPTTIAANVPSASSGSGDGGHHGGPTKGTIVAAGAAAAAAIALLAFACAFLIAGRARRRGDSQKLLGPDRGSARHHSAPSAADFLYVGTVEPTTPGRHHGPTAADLVGSPYRKLRTERARRGVGRDEPTDHPSPELRPLPPLRRAATVGSSDDDAYYTPRQRSGGGGVGGETWSEASASSPPTTTTASRRSLPSLTSDCFPPVAAIAAPTPPPARSRRTPPRTRFSAGSTPDIKQVISPSPRSVQPPKAAPPPPPPPPPPPLKSITAPKPPPPPPPPPPPMIPSNTLPKPAQQPSEPTSRRRLLKPLPPEGPRIALPMPITAATAEDSIGSASMRKQDDVADGIVGDGEPRPKLKPLHWDKVRATSDRAMVWDQLKSSSFQLDEDMIEALFMNNSTPAAPPRDAGRKATVPLFRQEERVLDPKKAQNIAILLRALNVTRDEVSDALLDGSAECLGTELLETLVKMAPTKEEELKLRDYNGDTSKLGSAERFLKAVLDIPFAFKRVDAMLYRANFETEINYLMKSFETLEAACEDLRGSRLFLKLLEAVLRTGNRMNVGTNRGEAKAFKLDTLLKLADVKGTDGKTTLLHFVVQEIIRSEDAKSEKESAMIIHSSKDEQLRKQGLKLVSGLSSELGNVKKAAMMDFDVLHGYVNKLETGLENFKSVLQLERQCTQGQKFFTTMQSFLKKAEAEIEKVRGEEKRALVRVKDITQYFHGDTAKEEAHPLRIFMVVRDFLSTLDHVCKEVGRLQQDRTVIGSARSFRISATSLPVLSVYGQRRENNSDDDSSSS